One genomic window of Bactrocera dorsalis isolate Fly_Bdor chromosome 4, ASM2337382v1, whole genome shotgun sequence includes the following:
- the LOC125778437 gene encoding uncharacterized protein LOC125778437, translated as MDTNKTNNNNNNNKDLRQQKRRTDTDNEKETDAALGKSGRGARRKVNFMDILSPDERELFVEHAKEDSDDTPSCSCAHLAKRPAAAAAATSTAKTPAVRRSGSDSEESHRAEPDGARRRRRRRRRGGQRPLPEAGKPGGCDDPKRRGMSGAIMRWYLRYLREGKTPEAAEAMARSRGKGSSAPPAKERVNTGSARAEGSGTSNRPVGATLTARRGDGRAMPSETYAQTAKRSSGQITPQEPPSSKRSRGNGNKETGSQQSEPAPHRVEEGRRRYADAVKGLRMAVLPLNYPAEALKPEELTELQNLLLDEVFRGETFAASFLGVEFKGGMLQVECKNERSANWLREFAPKLGGWKGPALCARRAEDLPVMHSMTMFLPRSDDKPYEYALGLVKNQNLGLSISSWRVASSKMEEIGGMKGWRLNLYIDDESYKYVRAEGFRLYYRFSTVIMRPHRSAATGSKGAAMPAKQEGESIEKQAASLAAPEAVPMQVDEVADQPCESGTERAVPATTTDVPVEDHCDQGAQLPSTQELLDGLGDPLDGGDIDGGEEGVPFLEPVL; from the coding sequence ATGgatacaaacaaaacaaacaacaacaacaacaataacaaggaTTTAAGGCAACAAAAACGGAGAACGGACACGGACAACGAGAAGGAAACTGATGCAGCGCTAGGCAAATCCGGTCGAGGAGCCAGACGGAAGGTGAACTTCATGGATATTCTCTCGCCGGACGAACGGGAGCTATTTGTGGAGCATGCCAAGGAGGATAGCGACGACACGCCCTCATGCAGTTGTGCTCACCTGGCAAAAAGGCCTGCGGCCGCAGCAGCAGCCACGAGCACCGCCAAGACCCCCGCCGTAAGGCGGAGCGGGTCGGACTCGGAAGAGTCACATCGGGCAGAGCCTGATGGTGCGCGCAGAAGGAGAAGGAGGCGCAGAAGAGGTGGGCAACGCCCTCTCCCAGAAGCTGGTAAGCCCGGAGGGTGCGATGACCCAAAAAGGAGGGGTATGAGCGGCGCCATTATGAGGTGGTACCTACGGTACCTGCGAGAGGGGAAGACTCCTGAAGCGGCGGAAGCTATGGCCAGAAGCAGAGGCAAAGGGAGTAGCGCACCCCCAGCAAAGGAGCGTGTCAACACCGGGTCAGCTCGCGCGGAAGGCAGCGGCACCAGTAACCGTCCGGTTGGTGCCACACTGACCGCACGGCGTGGTGATGGTAGGGCAATGCCCTCTGAAACGTATGCCCAAACAGCGAAGCGGAGTAGTGGCCAAATCACGCCGCAGGAGCCCCCCAGCTCCAAAAGGTCTAGGGGCAACGGAAACAAGGAAACCGGTAGTCAACAATCAGAACCGGCTCCCCACCGGGTGGAGGAGGGGCGGCGCAGGTATGCGGACGCCGTTAAAGGCTTGCGCATGGCTGTGCTGCCTCTGAACTACCCGGCGGAGGCGCTGAAGCCGGAGGAGCTTACCGAGCTCCAGAACCTCCTCCTGGACGAGGTCTTCAGAGGAGAGACCTTCGCGGCGTCCTTCTTGGGGGTGGAGTTCAAAGGAGGCATGCTGCAGGTGGAGTGTAAAAACGAGAGGTCTGCCAACTGGCTGCGGGAGTTTGCACCAAAGCTGGGAGGCTGGAAAGGCCCTGCCCTATGCGCGAGGAGGGCGGAGGACTTGCCCGTCATGCATAGCATGACAATGTTCCTCCCCAGAAGTGATGACAAACCCTATGAGTACGCGCTAGGTCTGGTGAAAAACCAGAACTTGGGGCTTAGCATCTCATCCTGGCGCGTTGCGAGCAGCAAGATGGAAGAAATAGGTGGAATGAAGGGATGGAGGCTGAACTTGTACATTGACGACGAGTCGTACAAGTACGTCCGGGCAGAAGGCTTCCGCCTGTATTACAGGTTTAGCACGGTGATTATGCGGCCCCACAGGTCCGCAGCCACCGGGAGCAAGGGAGCAGCAATGCCCGCGAAGCAGGAAGGAGAGAGCATCGAAAAGCAGGCCGCGTCCTTGGCGGCCCCGGAAGCAGTGCCGATGCAGGTGGATGAGGTGGCGGATCAGCCCTGCGAAAGTGGGACTGAGAGGGCAGTGCCAGCAACGACCACCGACGTCCCTGTAGAGGACCACTGCGACCAGGGAGCACAGCTCCCCTCAACACAGGAACTCCTAGACGGGCTAGGTGACCCATTGGATGGTGGCGATATAGACGGCGGGGAAGAGGGAGTACCCTTCCTCGAACCGGTTTTATGA